A genomic window from Streptomyces sp. NBC_01429 includes:
- a CDS encoding putative leader peptide codes for MPRNGLTRRLHIDLLRVSSAY; via the coding sequence ATGCCCAGGAACGGCTTGACGAGGCGCCTGCACATCGATCTGTTGCGTGTCTCCAGCGCTTACTGA
- a CDS encoding ABC transporter ATP-binding protein, with protein MVQAAMTGHVTNDLGTGENVRTTPDTAPDIDADTAPDPGQGDALEIRGLSVSYRTRGGRVRAVRGVDLDVRPGEVTAVVGESGSGKSTTAHAITRLLAPNGSIDSGTIRFGRHDLTRLTEAELRTVRGARIGLVPQDPSVSLNPVKRIGEQVAEVLRIHGLATRRSAPLDAIAVLDRAGLPDAAVRARQYPHELSGGMRQRALIAIAIAAKPKLIIADEPTSALDVTVQRVILDHLQSLTRELGTGILLVTHDLGVAADRAQRLVVMSRGRVVEAGATRDVLADPQHEYTRKLLASAPSLATARSRTPVSAPTDTGTVPLVEVRGAVKEFRLPRAGGGSRSVRAVDDVSFTLHRGQTLALVGESGSGKSTTARLVLRLTDPTAGRLLFDGADVTTARGARARQLRRRAQLVYQNPYASLDPRFSIGEVITEPLRVFRVGDRASRLSRARDLLDRVALPVSLLDRRPAELSGGQRQRVAIARALALSPDLVVCDEPVSALDVSVQAQVLQLLGELQADTGVAYLFISHDLAVVRQIAHRVAVMRAGRIVETGAPEDLFTRPRHDYTRELLAAIPGRTAKA; from the coding sequence ATGGTCCAGGCAGCGATGACCGGTCATGTGACGAACGACCTCGGAACGGGTGAGAACGTGAGGACCACACCGGACACCGCCCCGGACATCGACGCGGACACCGCCCCGGACCCCGGGCAGGGAGACGCGCTGGAGATACGCGGCCTGTCGGTCTCGTACCGCACCCGGGGCGGCCGGGTGCGGGCCGTGCGGGGAGTCGACCTCGATGTGCGGCCGGGCGAAGTGACCGCGGTGGTGGGCGAGTCCGGATCCGGCAAGAGCACCACGGCCCATGCGATCACCCGGCTCCTGGCGCCGAACGGCAGCATCGACTCCGGCACGATCCGCTTCGGCCGGCACGACCTGACCCGGCTGACGGAGGCGGAGCTGCGCACCGTGCGCGGGGCGCGGATCGGCCTGGTGCCCCAGGACCCGTCGGTGTCGCTCAACCCGGTCAAGCGCATCGGCGAGCAGGTCGCCGAGGTCCTGCGCATCCACGGGCTGGCGACCCGCCGCTCCGCGCCCCTGGACGCGATCGCCGTCCTGGACCGGGCGGGCCTGCCCGACGCGGCCGTCCGCGCGCGGCAGTACCCGCACGAACTGTCCGGCGGAATGCGGCAACGGGCCCTGATCGCCATCGCCATCGCGGCGAAACCGAAGCTGATCATCGCCGACGAGCCGACCAGCGCGCTCGACGTCACCGTGCAACGGGTCATCCTCGACCATCTACAGAGCCTCACGCGGGAGTTGGGCACCGGGATTCTGCTGGTGACCCACGATCTCGGAGTGGCCGCCGACCGGGCGCAGCGCCTCGTCGTCATGTCGCGGGGGCGGGTCGTCGAGGCCGGTGCGACCCGCGACGTCCTCGCCGACCCCCAGCACGAGTACACCAGAAAGCTGCTGGCCAGTGCGCCGAGCCTGGCCACCGCCCGGTCCCGTACCCCGGTCTCCGCGCCGACGGACACCGGGACGGTGCCGCTGGTCGAGGTCCGGGGCGCGGTCAAGGAGTTCCGGCTGCCCCGCGCGGGCGGCGGGTCCCGGTCGGTGCGCGCGGTCGACGACGTCAGCTTCACCCTCCACCGCGGTCAGACCCTGGCTCTGGTCGGGGAGTCCGGCTCGGGGAAGTCCACCACCGCCCGCCTGGTGCTCCGCCTGACCGACCCGACCGCCGGACGCCTCCTGTTCGACGGCGCCGATGTCACGACCGCCCGGGGCGCCCGGGCCAGGCAGCTGCGCCGACGGGCCCAGCTCGTCTACCAGAACCCGTACGCCTCGCTCGATCCGAGGTTCTCCATCGGCGAGGTGATCACCGAACCGCTGCGTGTGTTCAGGGTCGGCGACCGGGCCTCCCGGCTGTCGCGGGCCCGCGACCTGCTGGACCGGGTGGCGCTTCCCGTCTCGCTGCTGGACCGCCGGCCGGCCGAGCTGTCGGGCGGGCAGCGCCAGCGCGTGGCGATCGCGCGGGCCCTCGCGCTCTCTCCCGACCTGGTGGTGTGCGACGAACCGGTGTCCGCGCTCGACGTCTCCGTCCAGGCCCAGGTCCTCCAACTGCTCGGCGAGCTACAGGCCGACACCGGGGTGGCGTACCTCTTCATCTCGCACGACCTGGCCGTCGTACGCCAGATCGCGCACCGGGTGGCCGTCATGCGGGCCGGCCGCATCGTCGAGACGGGCGCCCCCGAGGACCTCTTCACCCGCCCCCGCCACGACTACACCCGCGAACTGCTCGCGGCGATCCCCGGCAGGACGGCGAAGGCATGA
- a CDS encoding glutathione S-transferase C-terminal domain-containing protein: MPETAMRISSTATSVGCHQSPFPSGLRPRTTTGSPRPHRVHSRIGVGLAGGFYPAPHRYDLYLSASCPRSLRISITLDLLGLKGSVATTLLTHPAGTPDGFASLRNAYEATVHHYDGPLTVPALRDRWSGRIVSDHTPDILRGLAGLLSGHDGARSSDLNPPVLASDIDALRDLLDRDVTPAAQPSGRSAALQLLDRHLACRPYALGEELTAADVDLWVALVHLGPGNTLRPYPLLRDYVRRLGEHPAFRGRADAAPDAA, encoded by the coding sequence ATGCCCGAGACAGCTATGCGCATCTCCAGCACAGCCACGTCCGTCGGCTGTCACCAGAGTCCGTTCCCCTCGGGGCTCCGCCCCAGGACGACCACGGGGTCCCCCCGTCCGCACCGCGTCCACAGCCGGATCGGCGTCGGCCTGGCCGGCGGCTTCTACCCGGCACCGCACCGCTATGACCTCTATCTGTCGGCGAGTTGTCCCCGTTCGCTGCGCATCTCGATCACCCTCGACCTGCTCGGCCTCAAGGGCTCGGTCGCCACGACGCTCCTGACCCATCCCGCCGGGACGCCGGACGGCTTCGCCTCACTGCGCAACGCGTACGAGGCCACGGTGCACCATTACGACGGGCCGCTGACGGTGCCCGCGCTGCGCGACCGCTGGAGCGGACGCATCGTCAGTGACCACACCCCCGACATCCTCCGCGGCCTGGCGGGCCTGCTCTCCGGCCACGACGGTGCCCGCTCCTCCGACCTCAACCCGCCGGTTCTCGCCTCCGACATCGACGCCCTCCGCGACCTGCTGGACCGGGACGTCACCCCGGCCGCGCAGCCTTCGGGACGATCGGCGGCGCTTCAGCTGCTGGACCGTCACCTCGCCTGCCGCCCGTACGCGCTGGGCGAGGAGCTGACGGCCGCGGACGTGGACCTGTGGGTGGCGCTCGTCCATCTCGGCCCGGGCAACACTCTCCGTCCGTACCCCCTGCTCCGGGACTACGTACGTCGCCTCGGCGAGCACCCCGCCTTCCGGGGCAGGGCCGACGCGGCGCCCGACGCGGCCTGA
- a CDS encoding LLM class flavin-dependent oxidoreductase, giving the protein MSAPGITSLAFLTPGNFADADPYTGLEETLRLFEYGERLGFDGAWIRQRHLEHGVGSAAVFLAAAGQRTERIELGTAVIPIGYESPFRLAEDLSLADVLSRGRLQVGFSTGLPHAELLGDLVYDGDWRSFDLSYGRVARVVDNLRGAYLGGPGTVIQSPGNTQRPRLQPHSPGLVDRIWYGGGSLRSTRWAAANGLNLLSGNIVTGEDTDDFTTAQLNLLTEYRRTLPGGRATRVALGRVIVPFDSADAATRARYREYAAGRHARTLAPKGPKRTLFAPDVVGTAEQILERLAADPVVAASAELRLELPYEFHREEYEQILHDVRHLIAPELGWRPHDAAAPQLPAPVREAGR; this is encoded by the coding sequence ATGAGCGCCCCCGGGATCACCTCGCTGGCCTTTCTCACCCCGGGCAACTTCGCCGACGCCGACCCGTACACCGGCTTGGAGGAGACCCTGCGGCTGTTCGAGTACGGCGAACGGCTCGGCTTCGACGGCGCCTGGATCCGGCAGCGCCATCTCGAACACGGTGTCGGCTCGGCCGCGGTGTTCCTCGCCGCGGCCGGTCAGCGGACCGAGCGGATCGAGCTGGGCACCGCGGTCATCCCGATCGGCTACGAGAGCCCGTTCCGGCTGGCCGAGGACCTGTCGCTGGCCGACGTCCTGTCCCGCGGCAGGCTCCAGGTCGGCTTCAGCACGGGCCTGCCGCACGCCGAACTGCTCGGCGATCTCGTGTACGACGGTGACTGGCGCTCCTTCGACCTGTCCTACGGCAGGGTCGCCCGGGTCGTCGACAACCTGCGCGGCGCGTACCTCGGCGGCCCCGGCACGGTGATCCAGTCGCCGGGCAACACCCAGCGACCGCGTCTGCAACCGCACAGCCCCGGACTGGTGGACCGGATCTGGTACGGCGGAGGAAGCCTGCGCTCGACCCGCTGGGCCGCCGCGAACGGCCTCAATCTGCTGTCCGGCAATATCGTCACCGGCGAGGACACCGACGACTTCACCACGGCCCAGCTGAACCTGCTCACCGAGTACCGCCGCACCCTCCCCGGCGGCCGAGCGACGCGAGTCGCGCTGGGGCGCGTGATCGTGCCGTTCGACAGCGCCGACGCGGCCACCCGCGCCCGCTACCGGGAGTACGCGGCGGGTCGGCACGCACGCACCCTGGCGCCGAAGGGGCCGAAACGGACCCTGTTCGCCCCGGACGTGGTGGGGACCGCCGAACAGATCCTGGAGCGGCTGGCCGCGGATCCCGTCGTCGCCGCGTCCGCGGAACTGCGCCTGGAGCTTCCGTACGAGTTCCACCGTGAGGAGTACGAGCAGATCCTTCACGACGTACGGCATCTGATCGCGCCCGAGCTGGGCTGGCGGCCGCACGACGCGGCCGCACCACAGCTGCCCGCCCCGGTGCGCGAGGCGGGCCGATGA
- a CDS encoding inclusion body family protein: MADLNVLIAFDAATIVERNPHASRNPDAPTQVDHSLIYMTTRHDHIIGASGAELNLRAEPGDSIRWRETTLSLSSDYKALLYKYVSGDSDHQLIRTPEIEVIDGIFPMPKEGAEGRPEFVTQNYEDHYWRTTVKKAGMVVYHFYFQILDRHRQLQGYFQWDPFITIENP, encoded by the coding sequence ATGGCTGATCTCAACGTACTGATCGCGTTCGACGCGGCCACGATCGTCGAGCGGAATCCCCACGCGTCGAGGAACCCCGACGCGCCGACGCAGGTCGACCACAGCCTGATCTACATGACGACGCGCCACGATCACATCATCGGCGCGTCGGGCGCCGAGCTGAACCTCCGGGCCGAACCCGGGGACAGCATCAGGTGGCGGGAGACGACACTGTCGCTCAGCAGCGACTACAAGGCGTTGCTGTACAAGTACGTGAGCGGCGACAGCGACCACCAGCTCATCAGGACGCCCGAGATCGAAGTGATCGACGGCATCTTTCCGATGCCGAAGGAGGGGGCCGAGGGCAGGCCGGAATTCGTGACGCAGAATTACGAGGATCATTACTGGCGGACGACCGTCAAAAAGGCCGGCATGGTCGTGTACCACTTCTATTTCCAGATCCTGGACCGCCATCGGCAATTGCAGGGGTACTTCCAGTGGGACCCCTTCATCACCATCGAGAACCCCTGA
- a CDS encoding putative leader peptide: protein MRHSSDLSASNVSLVAATVFSRLSRRRHIDLQRFTSCLCHG, encoded by the coding sequence ATGCGGCACAGCAGCGACCTGAGTGCCTCGAACGTCTCCCTCGTGGCCGCGACGGTGTTCTCCCGGCTCTCGCGCCGCCGCCACATCGACCTGCAGCGCTTCACCAGCTGTCTGTGTCACGGCTGA
- a CDS encoding ABC transporter substrate-binding protein: MTPHPGLRPARWAALATLVTTSVLLTACGSGGADPGTGTDGRAKSGGTLTFAVSSDTGCVDPQQVGSNDTIYSLRQVVDSLTDQDPKTGRITPWLAKSWDISSDATTFTFHLRSGVTFSDGTKLTARVVKDNFDAVPRLGALAPLAKGYLSGVESTTAIDPLTVRVKFQQPNAQFLQATSTHSLGIESAASVRRTPERKCAEGVIGSGPFVLKDYVQNQSITLARRTGYAWGSPLWRKKGEAYLDKLVFKVVPEAGVRVGSLRSGQVDAIGGVGKADEATLKGGQVRLARRANPGSVFNLGLNNSRPVLKDVRVRQAILYAIDRKQIADTVYPTGTRPASSILAHTTPDYKDLGTALAHDAAKATSLLDSAGWRTGGDGIRSKDGARLRLTVKWFANSATNQPALELIQQQLKAVGIDVVLKQLQISQIAQTQQSGDFDGLWGNLTRADPDILRTQYSTGLANAYRIPASPLDSLLTRQAATTDPAERTELVGKAQQLIVRNAYVVPVVELQTQLGVANKVHNLDFEASSRIQLHDTWIG; encoded by the coding sequence GTGACACCACATCCGGGTCTCCGGCCCGCCCGATGGGCGGCGCTGGCCACCCTCGTGACCACCAGCGTCCTGCTGACCGCCTGCGGGTCGGGCGGCGCGGACCCCGGCACCGGCACCGACGGCCGGGCGAAGTCCGGCGGCACCCTGACCTTCGCGGTGAGTTCCGACACCGGCTGCGTGGATCCCCAGCAGGTGGGAAGCAACGACACCATCTACTCGCTGCGGCAGGTCGTGGACTCCCTCACCGACCAGGACCCGAAGACCGGCAGGATCACCCCGTGGCTGGCGAAGAGCTGGGACATCAGCTCGGACGCCACGACGTTCACCTTCCATCTGAGATCAGGTGTCACCTTCAGCGACGGGACGAAGCTGACCGCGCGGGTGGTCAAGGACAACTTCGACGCGGTGCCCAGGCTCGGCGCCCTGGCGCCCCTCGCCAAGGGCTACCTGAGCGGCGTGGAGAGCACCACCGCGATCGATCCGCTCACGGTCCGGGTGAAGTTCCAGCAGCCCAACGCGCAGTTCCTTCAGGCCACTTCCACGCACTCGCTGGGGATCGAGTCGGCGGCGAGTGTGCGCAGGACGCCGGAGCGCAAGTGCGCGGAGGGCGTGATCGGATCCGGACCCTTCGTACTGAAGGACTACGTGCAGAACCAGTCGATCACCCTGGCCAGGCGCACCGGTTACGCCTGGGGCTCCCCGCTCTGGCGCAAGAAGGGCGAGGCGTATCTCGACAAGCTGGTGTTCAAGGTGGTGCCGGAGGCCGGTGTGCGCGTCGGCAGTCTGCGGTCCGGCCAGGTCGACGCGATCGGCGGCGTCGGCAAGGCCGACGAGGCGACGCTGAAGGGCGGCCAGGTGCGCCTGGCGCGGCGGGCCAATCCCGGTTCGGTCTTCAACCTGGGGCTGAACAACTCCCGGCCGGTTCTGAAGGATGTCCGGGTGCGGCAGGCGATCCTGTACGCCATCGACCGGAAGCAGATCGCCGACACGGTGTACCCGACCGGCACCCGGCCGGCGAGCAGCATCCTGGCGCACACCACACCGGACTACAAGGACCTGGGCACGGCGCTGGCCCACGACGCCGCGAAGGCCACGTCCCTGCTGGACTCGGCGGGCTGGAGGACGGGCGGCGACGGCATCCGCTCCAAGGACGGCGCCAGACTGCGCCTGACCGTCAAGTGGTTCGCGAACTCGGCCACGAACCAGCCGGCGCTGGAGCTGATCCAGCAGCAGCTCAAGGCCGTCGGCATCGACGTGGTGCTCAAGCAGTTGCAGATCTCCCAGATCGCTCAGACGCAGCAGTCCGGGGACTTCGACGGGCTGTGGGGCAACCTCACCCGGGCCGATCCGGACATCCTGCGCACCCAGTACTCCACCGGGCTGGCCAACGCCTACCGCATACCGGCGAGTCCCCTGGACTCGCTGCTGACCCGGCAGGCGGCAACCACCGATCCGGCCGAGCGGACAGAACTTGTCGGCAAGGCACAGCAGTTGATCGTGCGGAACGCCTATGTCGTGCCGGTGGTGGAACTCCAGACCCAGCTGGGCGTGGCGAACAAGGTGCACAATCTCGACTTTGAAGCGTCCAGCCGCATCCAGCTGCACGACACCTGGATCGGCTAG
- a CDS encoding ABC transporter permease, which translates to MRRYVIKRLAQAVGVLWAAYTVSFLVLDYLPGDPVSAMAGAGSDSAEIDPAQLAALRHQYGFDKPVLVQYADYLGRAVRGDFGDAISTGRPVTSTLADALPQTLQLTGAALLLAVVLGGGLAVLATYTTQRSLRQLLLSLPPLGVSVPTFWVGLLLVEAFSFRLRWFPAFGNDGARGLILPAVTLAIPTGAQVAQVLAKSLLTALDQAYVETARAKGAGRWRIHLRHALRNASLPALTVVGLLVGQLIAGSVVVETVFARDGLGRVTAAAVTAQDIPLVQGVVVFGALIFVLTNLIVDLVYPLLDPRIVVAPGRKAGLA; encoded by the coding sequence ATGCGCCGCTATGTGATCAAACGTCTCGCGCAGGCGGTCGGTGTGCTGTGGGCGGCCTACACGGTGTCGTTCCTCGTGCTGGACTACCTGCCCGGTGATCCGGTCTCGGCGATGGCCGGCGCCGGATCGGACTCGGCCGAGATCGATCCGGCGCAGCTCGCCGCGCTGCGGCATCAGTACGGCTTCGACAAGCCGGTGCTGGTGCAGTACGCCGACTACCTCGGCAGGGCGGTACGCGGGGACTTCGGCGACGCCATCTCCACCGGCCGTCCGGTGACCTCGACACTGGCCGACGCGCTGCCGCAGACCCTCCAGTTGACCGGTGCCGCGCTGCTGCTCGCGGTGGTCCTCGGCGGCGGTCTGGCGGTGCTGGCGACGTACACCACTCAGCGGTCGCTGCGGCAGCTGCTGCTGTCGCTGCCGCCGCTGGGGGTGTCGGTGCCCACGTTCTGGGTGGGGCTGCTGCTCGTGGAGGCGTTCTCCTTCCGGTTGCGCTGGTTCCCGGCCTTCGGCAACGACGGGGCGCGGGGGCTGATCCTGCCCGCCGTGACGCTGGCGATCCCGACCGGCGCGCAGGTCGCGCAGGTGCTGGCCAAGAGCCTGCTGACCGCGCTGGACCAGGCCTATGTGGAGACCGCCCGGGCCAAGGGCGCCGGCCGGTGGCGGATCCATCTGCGGCACGCGCTGCGCAACGCGTCGCTGCCGGCGCTGACGGTGGTGGGCCTGCTGGTCGGGCAGCTGATCGCCGGTTCGGTGGTCGTCGAGACGGTGTTCGCGCGGGACGGCCTCGGCCGGGTGACGGCGGCAGCTGTGACGGCACAGGACATTCCGCTGGTCCAGGGGGTGGTGGTGTTCGGGGCGCTGATCTTCGTGCTGACGAACCTGATCGTCGATCTCGTCTATCCGCTGCTCGATCCGCGGATCGTGGTTGCCCCGGGCCGGAAGGCGGGTCTCGCATGA
- a CDS encoding ABC transporter permease — MSQDLAHDTTDAARGLARPADPGTAPASGGRVDVRRVLRFLLRRPGLLLSVLVVVLVVLASFWPELFTSRDPLKGVPARNFRGPSGAHWFGTDELGRDVFSRVVHGAQLSLKATLIAVAVAFVVGSLLGLVAGFVGRWVDDVLMRFVDVLLSIPALFLSLALVTALGYGTVKVAVAVGVASVAGFARVTRAEVLRVRQAVFVEASRSCGARWYSVLGRHVLPNAAGPVIVLATLDFGSSILAVSALSFLGYGAPPPAPEWGTLISDGRNYLANAWWLTALPGLAIAATVLATNRVARALDGEWSRQR, encoded by the coding sequence ATGAGCCAGGATCTCGCCCATGACACCACCGACGCCGCGCGCGGCCTCGCACGGCCGGCCGATCCGGGAACCGCGCCCGCGTCGGGGGGACGCGTCGACGTGCGACGGGTCCTGCGGTTCCTGCTGCGCCGGCCTGGCCTGCTGCTGTCGGTCCTCGTCGTCGTCCTGGTGGTGCTGGCCTCGTTCTGGCCGGAGCTGTTCACCTCGCGGGATCCGCTGAAGGGGGTGCCGGCGCGGAACTTCCGGGGCCCGAGCGGCGCGCACTGGTTCGGTACGGACGAGCTGGGGCGTGACGTGTTCTCCCGCGTGGTCCACGGGGCCCAACTGTCGCTGAAGGCGACACTGATCGCGGTGGCGGTCGCCTTCGTGGTCGGCAGCCTGCTCGGTCTGGTCGCCGGGTTCGTCGGCCGCTGGGTCGACGACGTGCTGATGCGCTTCGTCGACGTACTGCTGTCGATCCCGGCGCTGTTCCTGTCCCTGGCCCTGGTCACCGCGCTGGGATACGGGACGGTGAAGGTGGCGGTCGCGGTCGGGGTCGCCAGCGTCGCCGGGTTCGCCCGCGTGACACGGGCGGAGGTGCTACGGGTACGGCAGGCGGTCTTCGTCGAGGCGTCCCGTTCGTGCGGGGCCCGCTGGTACTCCGTGCTGGGCCGGCATGTGCTGCCCAACGCCGCCGGCCCGGTGATCGTGCTGGCCACCCTCGATTTCGGCTCCTCGATCCTGGCCGTGTCGGCGCTGAGCTTCCTCGGCTACGGAGCCCCGCCACCGGCCCCCGAGTGGGGAACGCTGATCTCCGACGGCCGCAACTACCTGGCCAACGCCTGGTGGCTCACCGCGCTGCCCGGGCTGGCGATCGCCGCGACGGTACTGGCCACCAACCGCGTCGCGCGGGCGCTGGACGGCGAATGGTCCAGGCAGCGATGA